Genomic DNA from Thermodesulfobacteriota bacterium:
GCACCGCCTATCGGGAGGCGTGGGACGCCTGGGGGCCCTGGTTCGAGACGCTGCTCCTGGGGCGGGTACCCCGGGTCGGTAGCCCCACCGAGGCCTGGATCTACCCCGACGGGCGCCGGGTGCTGGTGCTGGAGGGGGCGGGGGGGTGGCGCCAGGAGGTGGCCTTTGCCGCGGGCACGGGGCTGCCCCAGCGGGTCTCCCTCTCCCAGGAGGGGGCGCCTCGGCTGGAGCTGGCCTATGGGCAGTACGCCGAGGTGGAGGGACATCCCTTTCCCGGTCGCGTGAGCGTGCGGGCGGGGGGCGCAGAGGGGGGCTACGAGCTGGAGTTTCGACGGATCGTGCCCGACGCCTCCCTGGCCGACGGCACCCTCACCCTGACCCTGCCGCCCGGCACAGCCGTGAGGGGGTCGGAAGGACTGTCCCAGTGGAACCAAGCGCCGTTTCCCGTGTGGCGGCTCCCGAGGCCGGACGGATAGAGGGGGGCCACCTGGAGGACCCCCTGGGCCTCATGGGGCGCCGGGACTTCTCGCTGCTCATCGTGGACGACTCCCCGGGCCTGCGTCAGGAGGTGCGCCGGCTCGTGGAGCGCCTGGGGCTCTTTTCCTCGTGCCGGGAGGCCGAGAACGGGATCGAAGGCTACAAGGAGGTGCTGGCCGGGGCCCCCGACCTGATCCTGTGCGATCTGGTCATGCCCTCGGTGGACGGCTTCAAGTTCCTGAACCTCGTGCGGGCCCGCCCCGACCTGCGCGACATCCCGGTCATCCTGCTCACGGGCCGCACCGAAGTGGGGGTCAAGATCCGGGGGCTCGAGCTCGGGGCTTCGGACTACGTCACCAAGCCCTTCGATCCCGGGGAGCTCCTGGCCCGCATCAAGGTCCAGCTCAAGATCAAGGCCCTCCAGGATGCCCTTCGCGCCTCCAACGAGCAGCTCCGGGAGCTCTCGTCGGTGGACCCCCTCACCAAGCTCTTCAACCGCCGCTACTTCATGCAGGCCCTCGAGGCGGAGTACGCGCGCAGCGCCCGTTACGGAACGCCGCTGGCCTTCCTGATGCTCGACATCGACCACTTCAAGCGGCTCAACGACACCTACGGCCACCAGGCCGGGGACGAGGTGCTCCGGGGCTTGGCGGATCTCCTGCGGGTGCGGGTGCGGGGCACCGACGTGGCGGGCCGCTACGGCGGGGAGGAGTTCTGCGTTCTCCTGCCCCACACCGGCCTGCCGGGGGCAGCGGAGCTCGCCGAGCGCATCCGCGCCGCGGTGGAGGGAACGCCCATCGAAGCCCGGGGCGAGCGCCTGGGGATCACCGTGAGCGTGGGCGCGGCCGCGTGCCCGGGCCCCCGGGTCGCCACCGCCGACGACCTGATCCGCCTCGCCGACGAGGCCCTCTACGAAGCCAAGGCCGCCGGACGCAACCGGGTGGCCACGAGGGAGCCATGAACTGTCTCGCCTGCAAGCAACCCAACGCCCCGGAGCGCAACTACTGCGGGGCCTGCGGAGCGCCCCTGGCCCGGTACTGTGCCGGGTGCGGCTTCCGCAACGGCGCCGCCGACCGGTTCTGCGGCGGGTGCGGCGCAGGTCTCGACGCCGCCCGCCGCGCCGAGGCTCTCGCCGTTGCGGCGGCGCCCGCGGCCACCCCCTCGCCCCCCCCTGGGGCGGCCTCGGCTCCGGGTGCCCCGCCCGGGCTCGCCGAGCTCCTGGAGGCGGCCCGGGAGAGCGTGGAGTCGGCGCCCGAGGAGGCCGACGTAAAGGTCTCCCAGGACGACATCGACAACCTGTTCGGGGTCTGACGTGGCACTCCAGCGCCGCGTGGAGGCCCGCTTGGGCCAGCTCCTGGTGGAGGACGGGTTCCTCACCGAGGAAGAGCTCGAGCAGGCCCTCTCCGACCGGAAGAGCCGCGGCCTCTCGGCCAAGCCCATCGGGAAGTTCCTGGTGGAGTCGGGCTATTTGAAGGAGAAGGACCTGCTCCACTCCCTGGCCCGCCAGTTCAACCTGGCGGTCATGGACCTGGAGGAGGTGCAGGTGCAGACCGACCTCCTGGCCCAGCTCCCCGAGGAGGTGTGCCGGCGCTACCGGGTCGTGCCGCTCTTCGCCATCGGCGACGAGGTGACCCTGGCCGTCTCCGACCCCACCCTTATCGAGGCGGTGGACCTGGTGGGGGGGCTCCTCAAGCGGCCGGTCCAGCCGGTGCTGGCAGGGGAGGTGCAGATCCTCCAGGCCCTCAACGCCCACTACGGCAAGGACGGGGGAGAAGGGGAGAAGGACGACTTCCTCACCCTGGAGAAGCTCGACCTGGGCTCCGGCGGCCGGGAGACCGACCTGGAGAGCCTGCGCCGGGCGGGCGAAGAGGCCCCCATCGTCAAGATGGTGGACAAGATCCTCAAGCTCGCCGTGCGGGAGGGGGCGAGCGACATCCACATCGAGCCCGGGGAAGACAACCTCATGGTGCGCTTCCGGGTGGACGGGGTGCTCCAGAAGCGCTTCTCCTTTTCCATGCGCCTGGCCGCAGCCGTGGTGAGCCGGGTGAAGATCCTTGCCGAGCTCGACATCTCCGAGCGCCAGCGGCCCCAGGACGGCCGCATCCAGCTCAAGATGGGCGACAAGGAGCTGGAGTTCCGGGTGAGCGTGCTCCCCGTGTACTACGGCGAGAAGGTGGTGATGCGCATCCTCGACCGGGGGAGCGTGCGGGTGACCCTGGACAAACTGGGGTTCTCCCAGCACAACCTCAAGCTCTTCGAGGCGGCCCTCCGCCAGCCCAACGGCATCGTGCTGGTGACGGGCCCCACGGGGAGCGGCAAGTCCACCACCCTCTACGCCGCCCTCAACGCCATCAACTCCATCGAGACCAACATCGTCACGGTGGAAGACCCGGTGGAGTACCAGATCCCCCTCATCAACCAGGTGGCGGTCAACCCCAAGCGGGGC
This window encodes:
- a CDS encoding diguanylate cyclase, translated to MEPSAVSRVAAPEAGRIEGGHLEDPLGLMGRRDFSLLIVDDSPGLRQEVRRLVERLGLFSSCREAENGIEGYKEVLAGAPDLILCDLVMPSVDGFKFLNLVRARPDLRDIPVILLTGRTEVGVKIRGLELGASDYVTKPFDPGELLARIKVQLKIKALQDALRASNEQLRELSSVDPLTKLFNRRYFMQALEAEYARSARYGTPLAFLMLDIDHFKRLNDTYGHQAGDEVLRGLADLLRVRVRGTDVAGRYGGEEFCVLLPHTGLPGAAELAERIRAAVEGTPIEARGERLGITVSVGAAACPGPRVATADDLIRLADEALYEAKAAGRNRVATREP
- a CDS encoding zinc ribbon domain-containing protein → MNCLACKQPNAPERNYCGACGAPLARYCAGCGFRNGAADRFCGGCGAGLDAARRAEALAVAAAPAATPSPPPGAASAPGAPPGLAELLEAARESVESAPEEADVKVSQDDIDNLFGV
- a CDS encoding ATPase, T2SS/T4P/T4SS family, which produces MALQRRVEARLGQLLVEDGFLTEEELEQALSDRKSRGLSAKPIGKFLVESGYLKEKDLLHSLARQFNLAVMDLEEVQVQTDLLAQLPEEVCRRYRVVPLFAIGDEVTLAVSDPTLIEAVDLVGGLLKRPVQPVLAGEVQILQALNAHYGKDGGEGEKDDFLTLEKLDLGSGGRETDLESLRRAGEEAPIVKMVDKILKLAVREGASDIHIEPGEDNLMVRFRVDGVLQKRFSFSMRLAAAVVSRVKILAELDISERQRPQDGRIQLKMGDKELEFRVSVLPVYYGEKVVMRILDRGSVRVTLDKLGFSQHNLKLFEAALRQPNGIVLVTGPTGSGKSTTLYAALNAINSIETNIVTVEDPVEYQIPLINQVAVNPKRGLTFAGALRAFLRQDPDIIMVGEIRDPETGSIAAEAALTGHLVLSTLHTNDAPSSITRLMEMGVQPFLLAPTLLCILAQRLVRRVCPQCKAGYQPKDAELGEAGLQELAGQVTLYRGKGCGYCGGNGYKGRTGIHEVLRVDEEIRELITDRASTTQIRRAAAAKGFRDLRFDGLRKVLAGITSLEEVIRATKAVD